The DNA region TTCTTGGTAGCATATTAGAGAGTATTAAATCAGATAAAGGAGAAGCTGTGTTAAACGAGATTCGAATGAGCTCCAATTTGTGGTTGGAGGATTTCCGGCATCCAGACCCTAACAGATCAAAgatattagaaaaatttatttagagataGTGATGCTGATTGTACCTTGTTAGAAGAAATTAATCTACATTGCTTTTAGGGTACTTATTAATTTGCGAAAATATCTTTCTTATTTGGTGGGGTGGAGTGGGGTGAGGTGGGTGGGATATGTATGGCAGCAATATAGGGTTTTCCTTCTCCATGCCTTAAtattatttcttcaaaatatctACTGCAATTATGAAAAGGGTTCAATTCAGCATCAAAATCATTTGTTGATGTTGCTGTCTATTTTCTTCTGTGATTGAATCTCATTACCTACCTTGTGTGATGATGATCGAACATCAGGTAGttttgatattctagggtatatGGACATTCCTTACTATTACTTTCCCCCATATATTGTAAAGCTGTATGGAATTGGCTGACAAGTTGTGATTAGGAAGACTTTCACGAAGTTTGATTGGCCTATTCAAATAGTATTGGCGTGTGGAATTCAGGTAAAGAATCTGCATGAGTAGCATTAACAGGTATGGTTGGTTGATATCATGtcaataatacaatatatataatctgTCATATGCTGTAACAGTTAGACAGGTTCATACCAATGGCCTTTTTTATCCTTGTGCAGATTGACAGTTGGTGTTTCATACAACCTTCTCTGTTAAAGGTACATCCAAAGCtttaatatcaaacaaaaacttGCATCTCTAGTTTCAGTTCAATCAGAAGATCTAAGGCTCTGAAATTTAGCTTAAACACTGTTTCAGTCTTTTGTTAAattgtgattgaatgattttggtTATATCTCATGAAAGGCAGGGGCACCATATGTATTGTCAGTGTTGGAATGACATTGTCCAGCAAGTGATGGCACCAGTAGAGGTGATCTTTGACAGAGCCTGATGAATTGAAATGCGTATAACCAATTAACACAAACAAACCATTtctacaaataaatttgtattaatattagattatgAGAGACTGATATATTGTGCAGTGCACTCCTGTTTCAAACAAGAATGTAAGTAATAATATTGGTAAATCAAGCATCAATAATAGCCTGGAGCTTAACAGAGGTGGCATTCCTCCTATCATCAGCAATCATACCTCAATAGGACATAAAGTTTGATCATATCCATAAGCTTCATCTCCACTGTGATTAAATTGCTGTGAACCATGACCTGAAACCAGAATAGGGAAACAACAGGGAGTCTCCAGTTGTGCAGGTTGAGAACCTTGCACATGCCATTGCCATTTGCCATCCTTATGTTGGAAATTTCCAAGgaaagaagaataataaaagcAGAAATAATCATCCACGAGATGACGACTCTGATGAAGGGTCAATTTCTCAACAGATTTAAAGTTCAGCACAAGTTCAGATTGTAattgatttatagttttttaaaattttctattaaatttatttttctcatctaattatattaattttattattataataaaaaaattttaacatttgttatcagaaaattaacaaaatgcGAACCCATTTATGGTtaatgattattaaaataataatttaaaattccaaaaattattttgatttttatatctGATAATTCAAAACATACTATTcaattaattctaattaattttaatttaatagtttgttACAATTGAGCGGGTTCTAAAGGCCCAGTGTGATACGGGCCAATAGAATTCATAACAAGCCAGAGGATGGGTCGGGTCCTAGGGCAAAATCTGAGTGAAGGTTGAATGTTTTGGTAGTATATATATGTGCGGCGCGATAACGATTCAGATCATTTGGGTGGCCTCTTTGTTCGGCTGAGTGAGATTTCTAGGGTTCTGGTCTGCTTCTCCAAACACATCCAAAATGGTAACCCCTTCTCTCTGTGTTAGTGGAATAAATTCAATCCATCTATGTTGAACTTATGAATTATTtaggttcttttttttttcattgcacAAAATTAACTaggtttataatttgttattgccTTTGAAAGAGTTGTGACATCTCGCATCTCtctgaatattaattttgataactCTACTAGATTCAACTGTGATATTttgttgaaagaaaaagaaacaaatatatacaattCAAGTTCTGTTCATGGTCAGAGCTGGTTATTTGTTTTTGGCTAGTatatgtatttttgttgtttatgttatattattggAAAACCCCACGAATGGTCGTATTGATTTTTCATTGATAGTATTTTTTcttcgttttttttttaaatgcctGAAGTTTTTCTTTAAGGTGCTAGTGAATATTGCTAATAGATACTTAATTTTGTATCTCATACAGACTAAGAGAACCAAGAAGGCCGGAATTGTCGGGAAGTATGGTAAGTGTTGAACATAGTTTTACGTTCCTTTTATATGTTTGGAATGTCGATTTAGTGGTGTAGGAAAGATATCAAAATGGTAAATTAAATTCAGTTTGGTTATTTGCCCTTCAAGTATGagatgatattattaaaatttgtcgTAGTAACTTTGTCAAGAAAGGTGTTTTTGCTAACCCCTTTTCATTTCTTTACCgtgtggttgttgattcaaGTTTTTAGGTATCTTCTATGTTCTCTTGGTTAAGATGCTTGTCTTTTCTACCTGTGTGACTTTGGGAAATTGGGCTTTTTAAACATTTTCTTATTTCAGGTACCCGTTATGGTGCTAGTCTGCGCAAGCAGATTAAAAAGATGGAGGTCAGTCAACACAGCAAGTACTTCTGCGAGTTCTGTGGGAAGGTAATAATATCGGTACCTTTTCCTCTGCAATCTCATCTCAAACCAGGttcataagtttttttttctctttcgcTCTTTGATGTGTTTGATCGGATGAACTCTTATTTGTTACAGTATGCAGTGAAGAGGAAGGCTGTTGGAATCTGGGGTTGTAAAGACTGTGGCAAGGTTAAGGCAGGAGGTGCTTACACTTTGAAGTAAGAAATACTCCTACTTTGATACTCAGGTACTTGTATTTACAGGTACAATAGTTCTAATATTTGTTCCTTGTATCTTTGGCCAGCACTGCAAGTGCCGTGACTGTCAGGAGCACCATCCGTAGGCTGAGGGAGCAGACTGAGAGTTAATTTTATTGCTGAATGTTTTGCTTTTGATATGTCATTGGACTCTATTTTTTGGTTCTAGATGTTCTGAACAGAATTCTTACTCCTGGTTATTGGTTTTAGAGCTATGTTGTTTGAATCTAGTTGAATCAAATTTTGGTGTTAGTATACTGCTTCTGGTGTGGTATGGTTAATATAGGACTTATTAATGTGCATCTATATATTTTAGCTAGATGAATGTTAGTTACTGATCGAGGATATTGATTGCAGTGGACTATAGTTTATTAGCTTCCTTAATAATCAAGTTGATGAATGTCTTAATCTGAAAGCTGTAAAGTTTGTCTGTTTTGAGGACATGTTCTGCAATATACGAATGAAGGTTTGGCAAATAATGCGTAAGTCAGATTGGAATCGTTATGCTTGAATAAAAGTGGTAATATGCTTCTGGCTTGACTGGATTGCACAAGTTGTAGGATTTCTGGTCAAAAGTGTACATAGATTATTATACCTCACAGGGTTTTCAAACGCGAATCATACTGGCCAGTTGGAGTTGGATCTGAATCTGGAGGCAAGCCTTTAGTTTGGCCACAATGTGCGTAGGGTATGTGATTAACAGCTCTATAAACACATTTTTATACTAACCTGACTGCATTTCATTGTAAGAGCcagacatattattatatgaacaTGACTATATTTCATTGTAAGCGCCAGAACCAATAGTTCAAATACAACAAAAGCTGGGTCGAGGTTCTTTTACCAGGGCTCCAGCATTTACGTTACATCTAACTTTACAAAAATGAAGGAAAGATACAAAAGCAAATATAAACTAGCCATGGTAAACAATTACCTCTGcccgctctctctctctctctccctatTTTTGAAGGAATCCAACTTGAGTATACATGACGTTAAAAAGGACTAACTAAGATATGATCCTCTCAAACTGTCTCCCTCCTTAACAAGCAACAAATAATGTAGAACCTCACATTTTCCACCATTTAATAAGCATAAGACTCCGGCAAGAAGAAAATGCGTCAGCCACTGTCCTACTGCTGAAACCTTACCTAACTCTATTCATAATGAAGCCCTTCATGACAGTCTCACACAACTGGAATAGGGTTGttgtctttattattattatgatccATTTGTTTCTGGACAGCCTTAACAGCTGCCACCCTAGCTGCATTTGCTGCCCTGTTGGCAGCTGCTACTGCCCTATTAACCCTCTCATCTACCTTGGCCACATCATAAGCTCTTTCTGCTGCTCGTCGTGCTTCCTGATtgttaatcaaaatttattagaaagagCTGAATAATTACATATGGGCTGGTAATCCAGTATAAACCAGTAATGTTTAACTCCTGCAATTTTCTTCTAGCAAGCCCAAGGtgctttataaataaaaaaattttaacatatataatgaATGTCTATCTTCTACCAcaataaaatgctaaaagaaaatataaatgcaAAACTGAAGATATCCAATAGTAGCATCTTAGAAATTTATGAGTTACAATTGTAGCTAACAATGTATGCCCTAACACTAGCAGAagtattgaatattatttaagctataaaaagttaaataccTGCACTGCATTAAGCACTTTGGAATGATTAACAGCGACAGGACAAACAGGCTGAGTGGTGTTCTGTGTACT from Mangifera indica cultivar Alphonso chromosome 8, CATAS_Mindica_2.1, whole genome shotgun sequence includes:
- the LOC123222851 gene encoding 60S ribosomal protein L37a — its product is MTKRTKKAGIVGKYGTRYGASLRKQIKKMEVSQHSKYFCEFCGKYAVKRKAVGIWGCKDCGKVKAGGAYTLNTASAVTVRSTIRRLREQTES